The following proteins come from a genomic window of Paenibacillus swuensis:
- the trpD gene encoding anthranilate phosphoribosyltransferase translates to MERAFSIQQAIAKMINGAHLTRQEAQVVMSEVMDGEATSTQIGSLLTALRMKGETIDEITGFAETMRLKSNRVHTIQAGLLDTCGTGGSGMHKFNISTASAIIAASQGVRVAKHGNRAMSGRTGSADVLEALGVNIGINSEQAAGCLNEIGLCFLFAQLYHPSMKHAAAPRKELGFRTVFNLLGPLTNPAGADRQLMGIFDRSRTETVARVLEQLQVKRALVVGSHDGLDEISISAPTRISELNHGIMTTYEVTPESLGLRSYAVEAIAGGTPEVNANIIRNVFSGEQGAYRDIVLANAGACIYLADQCASLREGVVLAGAAIDSGAAKSKLDQLIQYTGELSHVS, encoded by the coding sequence ATGGAAAGAGCCTTTAGTATCCAGCAAGCTATTGCCAAAATGATCAACGGAGCGCACTTAACCAGGCAAGAAGCTCAGGTCGTGATGAGCGAGGTCATGGACGGAGAAGCGACATCCACGCAAATCGGCAGTTTGTTAACCGCTCTCCGTATGAAAGGCGAGACCATTGATGAGATTACCGGGTTTGCTGAAACGATGAGACTGAAATCCAACCGTGTGCATACAATTCAGGCTGGGTTACTGGATACATGCGGCACTGGAGGATCGGGCATGCATAAGTTTAATATTTCGACCGCTTCGGCTATCATAGCCGCATCCCAAGGCGTGCGTGTGGCTAAACACGGCAACCGCGCCATGTCCGGCCGTACCGGTAGTGCGGATGTGCTGGAAGCCTTGGGTGTAAATATCGGGATTAACAGTGAACAAGCGGCAGGTTGCCTGAATGAAATCGGACTTTGCTTCTTGTTTGCCCAGCTCTATCATCCCTCTATGAAGCATGCTGCCGCCCCCCGCAAGGAACTGGGGTTTAGAACCGTGTTTAATCTGCTGGGTCCACTGACAAATCCGGCGGGTGCAGATCGTCAACTCATGGGTATTTTTGACAGAAGTCGCACAGAGACGGTGGCCCGTGTGCTGGAACAATTACAAGTGAAAAGAGCCTTGGTAGTCGGAAGTCACGATGGTTTGGATGAAATCTCCATTTCGGCGCCTACCCGAATTTCAGAGCTCAATCATGGTATAATGACTACTTATGAGGTGACACCAGAGTCGTTAGGTTTACGCTCGTACGCGGTGGAGGCGATTGCGGGCGGAACGCCTGAAGTCAACGCGAATATTATCCGCAACGTGTTCAGCGGAGAGCAAGGCGCTTATCGCGACATTGTCCTTGCGAATGCCGGCGCGTGTATTTATTTAGCGGATCAATGCGCTAGTTTGCGCGAGGGAGTTGTCCTGGCCGGAGCCGCAATTGATTCCGGAGCCGCAAAATCCAAATTAGATCAACTAATACAATATACAGGAGAGTTGAGCCATGTTTCTTGA